The DNA region CTCGGCAGCCTCCTCGCCCTGCGCTGGCTCTTCCTGCCCGTCGGGCATCCGGGCGACACCCTCGGATCCCTTTCGGAGATGATCCGCCTCACCTTCGTGTTCTGCTGCGGCGGTGCCTTCCGGCTGTTCGCCGACCGGATCGCCTACACGCGGCGCGGCGCGACCCTCGCCGCCCTGCTGCTCCTGCCGCTGATGTTCAGTCGGCCGCTGGCCGAGCCGGCCTTCGCGATCCTCGGCGGCTACCTGATCTTCTGGTTCGCCCTCGCGGTGCGCCCCACCGCCCTCAGCCGCGCCACCGCCCAGGTCGACCCGTCCTACGGGCTCTACCTCTACGCCTGGCCGGTGCAGAACCTGCTGGTCGCGCGGATCCCCGGGATCTCCCCCTGGACGGTCGCCGCCCTGGCCCTCGCGGCCGCCATCCCCCTCGGCCTGCTGAGCTGGTACCTGGTCGAGCGGCCGATGCTCCAGTTCCGGCCGGGACCGGCCGAAGCCCGGCCGGAGACCGGCGCGATGCCGGCGGCCGGGCCTGTCCTCGGCGCCTAGCGCCGGACCGCACGCGGCCGCCGGTAACCGGCGCCGCCCGGGCGCGTTCTCGATGGACAGTCGGGATGCGACCGCGGAGGCGGGACATGACGCAGGCTCTGGATCGCGGGACGCTCGACCGGCTGGTCGCCCTCGGCCGGACCCGCGGCATCCTCACCGCCGACGATCTGCGCGCCGCGCTGCCCGTCGAGCGCATGGACGTCGACGCCCTGGTCCTGGTGATGCTGGAGCTGGAGGCAGCGGGCGTGAGCGTCGAGCCCGAGGCCTTCGGCCCCCCGACGGACCGGCCGCTCCCGGTCTCGGTCACCCTTCCCGCGCCGCGGCCCGGCACGCCGCCGGTCCGGGCCGCGGAGGCGGCGCCGGGCGCGGCCTTCGCGGCGCCCGCATCCGCCGCGCCGGCCGCCCCGGAGCCGACCCCGGACGACGGCGCCGATGCCGGCCGCGCCGTCCTCCTGGCCGGTCTGGCGACCGTGCTGATCCTCGGCGCCGCGCTCCTGATGCTGTGAGCGCCCGGCGCGGAACGCTTCGGGCCGCGGCCCCGTTGGCGAGAGCCGGCCGGAGACGGCCCCGAGGACCCTCGTATCCATGCGTCAGACCCCGGACGGAACCCTCGCCCTGCTGATCGCGGCCCTGCGCGAGGGGACGGCGCATATCGAGGCGCTGCTCACGCTGGCGCGGACGGAGGTCGACGGCAATTTCCGGGCGATCGTGTCGCTGATCGCCATCGTCGGCACGATCCCGGTGCTGCTGATCGTCACCTTCTTCCTCGGCCTGGACGCCGTGGTGAAGCTCCTGGCCGTGCCGTTCGGCGCCGAGGCGCCGGCCGCGCTGATCGTCGCCGCGCCGTTCCTCGTCATCGCGCTGGGCCTCGGCTGGATGGGCGCCCGCCGGATGGCGCTCTCGAACCTCGAGCCCTGGCGGACGTGGCGGCAGGTGAAGCGGGACGTCCGCGAGGTGACCCGCGCCGGCGCGTGACGTCGAGACTGGAAATCCCAGCGATGTCAGTATGATGCGGCCCGATGCTCGCGCGTGACCTGAGCGGGGGCCGGTCCCGCGCGCCGTTCCGGGCGCGCTCGACCAATCTGTCCGAATCCGGAGCCAAGTCCCTGTCGGAACGAAGCGATCCGACCGAGCCACGCCGGCCCTAGCCGGTCGGCGCCAGCATGGCGCCGAGGCCCGGATCGAGCGGCACGTCGAGGCGGCAACGGAGGCCCTCGGCCTCGAAGGCGAGGTCGACGGTGCCGGCGAGTTCGCGCCGCACGCCGCCGGCGATCAGCCGCGTCCCGAAGCCCACCCGGGTCGGCGCCCGCACCGGCGGGCCGCCGCGCTCCTCCCAGCTGAGTCGCAGGCGCCGCTCCCCCGCCGCGCCGGCGGCGAGCGACCACGCCACCCGGACCCGGCCCTCGCGGACCGAGAGGGCGCCGTACTTGGCGGCGTTGGTGGTCAGCTCGTGGACCGTCATGCCGAGGGCCAGCACCTCGCGGGGGCTCAGCGACACGTCCGGCCCGTCCAGGCGGATCTGGTCGCCGCCGGTCCGGTACGGGCCGAGCTCGTTCTCCAGCACCTCGCGCAGGGCGGCCCCGCTCCAATCCTCGCGGGTCAGGAGGTCGTGGGTCTTGGACAGGGCCAGGATCCGCGCCTCCAGGACCTCCGCGGAGCCGCGGGACTGCCGGGCGAGGGCCTGGACGGTGGCCAGGGTGTTCTTCACCCGGTGGTTCAGCTCGTGCAGCATCGTCCCCTGCTGCGCCTGCAGGGCGCGCCCGCGCTGGATCTCCGCGCGCAGCGCGGCGGTGCTGCTCTGGAGCGTGCCGGCCATGGCGTCGAGCTTGCTGCCGAGCCGGTCGAACTCCGCGGCGCCGCGCAGGCCGGTGCGGGCGGCGAGGTCGCCGGCCTGCCACGCCGCCGCGGTGCGCAGGAGCCGGTCGACCGGGCGTCGGATGAACACCCGCCCGGCCACGAGGGCGGCGGCGAGCGCCAGGGCCGCCCCCAGGGCGATCAGCACCAGCCCGCGGCGGGTGGCGGCGTCGATGTCCGCGAAGGCGGTGGCGTAGTCGCGCCCGACGACCACGCGCACCCCCGCCAGCGGGCCGTCCGGCATCGCGGTGGCGATGATCCGCTGGCGACCGTCGAGGCCCGCGGCGACGCGGACGTCGCTGCCCGCGGCCTCCAGCATGGCGGCCCGGTCGGGCGGGATCGGCCTGCCGATCCAGGCCGCCTCGTCCGGGCGGCGGGCGATGATCAGGCCGTCACGGTCCGTCACGGTGATCGCCGTCTCCGCCTGATGGAGCGCCTGTTCCAGGTGATCGGAGAGCCAGTCGAGGTCGACGGCGGCGAGCAGGACGCCCGCGGGCGCGCCCGCCGAGTCGCCGGCGTGGACGGCCCGGGCGAAGTGGATCGACGGCCGCCGCGTCTGGAAGCCGACCGCGTAGCCGCCCACCGCGTAGCCGCCGCGCTCCAGGGCGCGGCGGTGATAGGCCCGGCCGCGGCTCGAGTAGGAGCCCGCGGGCGCGCCGGCGCTGTCGCAGATCACGGCCCCGTCGGGATCGGTGAGGGCGATCAGCAGCACGTGCGGCAGCCGCGCGGCCGCCCGCCGCAGGTAGGCGGTGCAGGCCGCCGGCTCCCGCACCTGCACGGTGGCGTCCTCGGAGATCAGGTCGAGGGCCTGCTGCATCCGCTCGGAGATCTGCGCGAAATCCTCCGCGACGTCCCGCGCGGTGGCGCGGGCGTCGGCCCGCACGGCCGCGTCGCGGCTCGCCCGCAGGGCCACCTCGTTGTAGCCCTGGATCGCCAGCGCCGGGGCGAGGGCGAGCAGCACGAGCAGCAGGATGCGGGTCGTCAGGGACAGGGGCGGTGAGCGCGGCAGCCAGCGCGGCAGAGAGTGCAGGAGCGAGCGCGGGGTGCGGTATCGGAAGCGGGGCGGCATCGGCGGTCAGTCGAGACCGGCGATCATCGCGCGCACCCGCGCGGCCGGGGCCTCCACGGAGAACGGCTCGGTGATCATCCGCATCCCCGGTTCGAGGCCGACGGTGCCGAAGGCCGCGTTCTCGGCGCAGCCGGTGATGAACAGGACCTTCGGATCCGGCCGGTGCGCTCGGGCCGCCTCCACCCTCTCCCGGCCGGCGAGGCCGCCGGGCAGGCCGACATCGCCGATCAGCAGCCTGGCCGCCGCGCCGGTCGCCGCGGGGGCGGCGCGGCGGCGCTCGACCTCCCGCGCGAGGGTGCGGTTGCGCGGCCGGCGGTCCGCCGCCTCGTCCGCGCTCATGAGGCGCCGCCGGATCGGGCGGACGCGATCGACGCGTGCGAGCAAGCGGATGCGCGGGCGGAACGCCGTCTCATGCCGGCGTTGTTGCAGAACCGGTCGGCCCTTGCCAGCGCGCCGCGCGGTCAGGGCGGCGGCACCGCGGGACGGATCGTCTCAGCGCCCGCGGGGCCGGCCGGCCTCCGGACGCAGGTGCAGGAAGCTGCGCTCGCCGGTCGCGGCTTCGGCCACATGCTGGATCGTGTCGAGCAGATCGGACACGGCCCGCGGCCCGGGCGGGCGGAAGCCCGCCTTCGGCTCGACCCAGCGCCCCTGCGTGCGGTCCGCGGCGATCTGCGCCTCGCTCAGCGCGTCGAAATCCCGGCGTCGGGTCATGGCTCAGCCCTCCGCCGGGGACTCTGTCGGGGGCATGGTTGACGAAAGGTTAACGCTGGATCCGCCGGCGGGGCGCGCGTCGACGCGCCGCGAAACGCCGCCGGCTTGATCCCCGGCGCCGACCTCTCTAAACAGCAAAAACCGTGGTAAATCAATAGATTAGTGTGATTATAAACTGCAGCCTCCGGGCCGGCGCGGATCGCGGCACAGCGTGCGGGGCGCGGTGACCGGTTCCGCGGGTCCTGCCATCGGCACCCGGGTCGTCGACACCCTGTCGGGGCTGCGGCCGCTGGCGCCGTTCTTCTGCCTGTACGTGACCTTCGGGGCGACGCTCGGCTTCCTGTCCGGCGGGGCGCCGCTGATCCTGCGGGCGCGGGGCGTGGAGCTGGCCGAGGTCGGGCTGCTGCAGCTCATCAACCTGCCGGTCGGGCTCACCTTCCTGTGGGCGCCCCTCCTCGACCGGCTCCGCCTGCCGTTCCTCAGCCACCGGATCGGCTGGATCGCGGCCGCGCAGGCCGCCTCGGTGCTCCTGCTGGCCGTCCTGAGCCTCGGCGAAACCTGGCCGCTCCCGGCGCTGCTCGCCCTGGCGATCGCCGCCTGCGCCTGCGTGGCGACCATGGACATCGCCCTCGAGGCCCTGGTGGTCGAGACCGTGCCGGCGGAGCGGCGCGCCTTCGTGGCCTCGGCCAAGCTGTGCGGCGCCTCCCTCGGCGGGATCCTGGGGGTCGGCGTGCTGGTCGGCTCCTACGACAGCCTGGGCTGGCGCGGCGCGGTCCTGGCCTGCGCGGCCCTCGACGCCCTCTGCCTGCTGCCGATCCTGGGCTACCGGGAGGCGCGCCCGCGCGGGGCCGGCAGCGGGGCAGCCGGGACCGGCCCGGAGCGCTGGTCGGGCTCGCTGGCCCGGCTGCGCCGCCTGGGCGGACGCGTGCTGGTGCTCGGGGCCTACTTCGCCGCCTCCTACCTCGTGGCCGGGCCCAACACCCTGGCGCTCCTCGATCTCGGCGTCCCGCTCGGGCAGGTCGGCACGCTCACCGGCACCGTGCTCCCGGCCGTGAACCTCGTCATGGCGCTGGCGGCCGGCTGGCTGGCCGCGCGGTTCGGCACGGTCCGGCTGATCGCCGCGGGGGCCCTCGGCGTCCTGGCCTCCGGGGGCCTGATGGTCGTCGCCTGCGCGGGCCGGATGCCGGATCTCGGCGTCGCCGCCGCCGTGCTGAGCTTCGTCGCGGGCGGGTTCCTGGGCGTGCCGGTCTTCAACATGATCTACCGCTGGGCCCAGGGTCCGAAGCCCGCCACCGACTACGCGCTCCTGTTCGGCGCCGCCTTCTTCGCCGCGATGCCGCTGCGGGTGGCCGCCCCGGCGCTCGCCGGCTGGATTGGCTGGCCGGGCTACTTCGCCGCCACCCTGCCGCTCTACGCCGCCGCGGTGGCGTGGCTCGCCGTCGCGGTGGACCGGACCCTGCGCGACGACGGGGCGGCGCGATGATCGCCGAGGTCGCCGCCCAGGTTCCCGACACGCTCGCGGCCTACCGGGACGGGATCGCCGAGGGCCCCGGCGGCCCGGAGGCGCTACCGCTCGGCGCCCTGCGCGACCCCGACGTGTTCGACGCGACGCTGGCGGCCTTCGGGGCCGGGTTCGGCGCGGAGTTCCGGACCGCGGACCCGCGGGTCCGAGTCTCGTACTGGAGCCAGTTCTACCTCGCGGCCCTGGCGACGCCGGCGCTGACCGCCCTGGTGCGCCTCGGCCGGCCGCTGCCGCTCGCCTTCGACGCGGTCAGCCTCGAGCTCGACGGGGCCGGCCGCCCGTGCCGCTTCCGCCTCCCCGCGGACGGGTCCGCCTGCGCGGCCTGCCCGGCGCCCGGCCTGACCGGGCTGGTGGAGGCGCATCTGCGCCCGTTCGTCGAGCTCTGCCACGCCCGGTGCGGGATCGCGCCCCGGGTCCTCTGGGGCAACGCCGCGGTGATCCTCGACTACGTCGCCCGGGAACTCGGGGACCCGCTCGCCGGGCTGGCTGGGGACGGGGAGGGGGACGGCGGCGGCTGTGCGAGCGCCTGCACCGCCGCCTGTGACGACGTCGCGGCCTGCCTCGGATGGCGCGCCGGCTCCGGCTGCGCTAGGAGCCCGCTGGCGCAGGCGCTGTGCCCGGGGGCGTCGGGCTGCCGGCGGCGGCGCGTCTGCTGCCTGCGCCACCGCCTGCCAGGGGTGCCGTCCTGCGGCGCGCTCTGCCCCGTCGAGTGCGCCGCCCAACGCTGATCCGAGCCGCGCGATGCTGAAGGCCTTCCTCGCCTATTACCGGCCGTACCGGACGCTGTTCCTGGTCGATTTCGGCTGCGCGGTGCTGTCGGGCCTGCTGGAGCTCGGCTTCCCGATCGCGGTGAAGGGTTTCATCGACAGCCTGCTGCCCCGGCAGGACTGGGGGCTGATCCTGCTCGCCGCGGCGGCGCTGGCGCTGGTCTACGTCGCCAATACCGGCCTGATGGTGGTGGTCACCTACTGGGGCCACGTGCTCGGCATCAACATCGAGACCACCATGCGGGCCCGGGCCTTCGACCACCTGCAGAAGCTCTCCTTCCGCTTCTACGACAGCCAGAAGACCGGCCACCTCGTCGCCCGCGTGACCAAGGACCTGGAGGAGATCGGCGAGGTCGCCCATCACGGGCCCGAGGACCTGTTCATCGCCGTGATGACGCTGTTCGGCGCCTTCGCGCTGATGCTCACGGTCCACGCGCCGCTGGCGCTGATCACCGCGGCGATCCTGCCGCTGATCGCCTTCGTGTCGATCCGCTACGGCGGCCGCATGACCCGCAACTGGCAGGCCCAGTACGGCCGGGTCGGCGCCTTCAACGCCCGGATCGAGGAGAATGTCGGCGGCATGAGGGTCGTGCAGGCCTTCGCCAACGAGCCCCACGAGCGCGCTCTGTTCGCCCTCGACAACGCCCGCTACCGCGACACCAAGCTCGAGGCCTACCGGCTGATGGCCGCGGGCCTGTCGATCAACTACCTGGGCCTGCGCCTCGTCCAGATCGCGGTGCTGCTCGGCGGCGCCGCCTTCGTGGTCCGGGGCGACCTGACGCCCGGCGGCTTCGTGGGCTTCCTGCTGCTGGTGGGCGTGTTCTACCGGCCGCTGGAGAAGATCGGCGCCGTGGTCGAGACGTATCCGAAGGGGGTCGCGGGCTTCCGCCGCTACCAGGAGCTGCTGGCCACCGAGCCCGACATCACCGACCGGCCGGAGGCCCGCGCGGTCGGCGCCTTGCGCGGCGACATCCGTTTCGAGGGGGTGAGCTTCGGCTACGGCCCCGGCCGCCCGGTCTTCACCGGCCTCGACCTCGCGGTGGCGGCCGGCGAGACCGTGGCCTTCGTGGGCCCCTCGGGGGTCGGCAAGACCACCCTCTGCGCCCTGCTGCCGCGCTTCTACGAAGTCGAGGCGGGCCGCATCACCGTGGACGGCATCGACATCCGCGCCATCACCCTGGCGAGCCTGCGCCGCCAGATCGGCATCGTGCAGCAGGACGTGTTCCTGTTCGCCGGCACGATCCGGGAGAACATCGCCTACGGCCGCCTCGACGCCACCGAGGCCGAGATCGACGCCGCCGCGCGGCGCGCCCGGCTCGGCGGGCTGATCGACGGCCTGCCGGAGGGCCTCGACACCGTGGTGGGCGAGCGCGGCGTGCGCCTGTCGGGCGGCCAGAAGCAGCGCATCGCCATCGCGCGGGTCTTCCTCAAGAACCCGCCGATCCTGATCCTCGACGAGGCGACCTCGGCGCTCGACACCGAGACCGAGCGGGAGATCCAGCGGGCGCTCGCCGAGCTCGCCCGCGGGCGCACGACCCTGGTGATCGCCCACCGCCTCGCCACCATCCGGGACGCCGACCGCATCGTGGTCCTGGGGGAGGGCGGGGTCGTCGAGGCGGGCCGGCACGCGGCGCTGCTCGCCGCCGGCGGCCCCTACAGCCGCCTGCACGCGGCGCAGTTCGGGCGCGGCGAATCCGGGTCGGGCGTCCTCGCGGCGGAGTGAGGACCCGTCCCGCCCGTGTCGTTCCCGATCCGGTCGAGACGGGGGCGATCGCCGAGCCCGTACCGCACGCGGCGCGGGTCCCCTCTCCTGGGCGGGAGAGGGACAGGGTGAGGGATCAGGTCTGTCCGGAGAGGTCGCATCCCTCACCCTAACCCTCTCCCGCACGGGAGAGGGGGCGGCGCGGCTGTATCGACCGGAGTGACCGTCCGAACAAACCGCCCCGACCCGATCGGAAACGGCTCTAGGGCGGCGGCGCACTCGACTCGCGCACGACGAGGCGCGTGGGAAACAGCTTCTGGGCGAGGTCGTCCGGCGCCCGCGTCCCCTCGATCAGCGCGACCAGCGTCGCGAACGCGAACCGGACCATGTCGAGCACCGGGACATCGACCGAGGTCAGGCTCGGGACCGCGTAGGCCCCCTGGGTGAGGTTGTCGAAGCCGACGACGCGGATCTCCGCGGGGACCCGCACGCCGCCCTCGTGCAGCGCCCGCAGCACGCCGAACGCCACCCGGTCGCTGGCGGCCACGACGGCGTCCGGCCGGGCGCCCGGCCCTCTCTCGAGCAGCGCCCGCGCGGCCCGGTAGCCGCCCGCGGCGGTCCCGTCGCAGGGAACCACGAGGGCGTCGCGCAGGGGCAGCCCGGCCTCCGCGAGGGCGTCCCGGTAGCCGCGGAACCGCTCAGTGGCGGCGAGCGGCCGGCGATCGTCGCCCGCGAGCAGGCAGATCGACCGGCTGCCCGCCGCGATCAGGTGGCGGACGGCCCCGTGGATCGCGTCGCGCTCGGCCCGCGCGACGTAGTGCGTGCCGGGCACGTCCAGGCCGAACACCACGAACGGGCACCGCTTGGCCTGGAGCAGGCCGATCAGCGGGTCGTCCCGATCCTCGGCGAAGACCACGAGTCCGTCGACCCGGGCCTCGCTGACGAGGCTGGCGATTCGGCCCGGGCCGTCCGGGTCGTCGCCGCGGCGGCAGCGGTGGACCAGGGTGTAGCCCTGCTGGTCGGTGACGGTGCCGAAGGTCTGGAGGACGTGGCCGTGATCGGCCTCCTCCCCCGGGCGACCTCCGTCGGCGGCGGGCTCCGGCGCCGGGGCGAACACGCAGGCGATGCTGCGGCTCGGCTTCTTGCGCAGGGACCGGGCGGCGAGGCTGGGCACGAAGTCCAGGTCGCGCATGGCCGTCTCGATGGTCTCGCGCGTGGTCCGGGCGACCTTCTGCGGGTGGTTCAGGACCAGCGAGACCGTCTGGAAGCTCACGCCGGCCCGTCGGGCGACGTCCTTGATCGTCGTCTGGCCCATCGTCACCTCGAGAGCCGGTCCGGACGGCCGCGGCCCGGCGCGGGGCGCCGCCTCGTTCGGTGCGACAATCTAGATCTGTATCGATCGGAGATAAAGCCGCGGGCCGGGCAGCGAAGACGGCACCTCCCGGCGCGAAGGCTGCGCAGCACCGATCATTCGCGCGCGAAATCCGGTCCATCCAGCGGATTCCCGGGCATCCCGGTCCCGCCTTCCGGCCGGCCCGCCGGGCAGGAACCTTGTCCGCCCTGTGCGGTTCGCCGGGCAGCACCTCAAGCGATGATCGGGGCGTCGGGTGCCTCACCCAATCCGGAAGCCACTCCCATGATGCACCGTCGCATGCACCGACGCGCTCTCCTCACCACGATGCTGGGCGCCACCGCGGCCCTGGCGGTCACGCGCACCGCCCTCGCGCAGGTCACGCCGGCCGGCGCGATCCCGACCGGCGCCTATCTCCAGATGGCCACCGGCGGCGGCCTGTTCCTGGAGAATACGGCCCGCGACGCCCACGCGAAGACCACCAATCCCGGCGTCAAGAAGTTCGCCCGCGCCGAGGTGGTCGAGCAGGTGAACCTCGCCCGCAAGATCGGCGCCTACACGGGCGGCGCCCCGATCCCCGGCCCGGCCGCGGCGGCGGGCCCGGGCGGCCTGATCGGCGGCCTCGTCGCGGCGCCCGTGGCGGTGGCCGGCACCGCCGTGAGCGCGGCGGGCAGTGTCGCGGGCGGCGTCGCGGGCGGCGTGCTCGGCGGCCCGGGCCCGGCCCAGGGCATGACCACCGACGCGCAGAAGGCGCAGATCCTGGCGCAGCTCAGCGCCATGCCGCCGGGGCCGCAATACGACGCCACCTTCGTGAACGCCTCGCTCCAGGGTCATCGGGAGGCGCTGGGCATCCACGGCGCCTACGCCCAGTCGGGCGAGGATCCCGGCCTGCGCGCGATCGCCCGCGGCGCCCTGCCGCTGATCAACCTGCACATCGCCCGGCTCAGCCGGATGCAGGCGATGATGGGCGGTCAGGCGGGCTGAGCCGCCGGACGACGGGGCCGGTCCGCCGCGCGGCGGACCGGCTCCCCCAGGTTCCCCACCGGCCTCGCGGAGGCCCCCGTCAGCCGGCCCGCTCGCGCAGCCGCTGCACCAATCTGAGCAGCACGCCGCGGATATGGGATCGAAGCTGGGCGTTCTCTGTCATCGGACGCCGTTCGACGCGCCGGATCGCGGCGCCTCGAGAAACACATCCCTTGGACGGACCGTTGCTACGTAAAAAGCGGGATCGATGCCGCAGCCGCGCCGCAGAACCACCCTCCAAGGACGTAGCCCGTGGCACGGATCGACGACGCCCCGCGGCCCGTATGATGGGACCGGATCGTCGACAGAACGCTCCTGATGTGCGCGCGCAGCTTGTCCTTGCGGAGCGCGGCCGTCTCGGCGCTCGGGTTGGGCGGGTTGGCGGAGGTCGACATGTCACGGGGCCCCGGCTCAGGAGCGCCACCGCTCCGGGCCGTCGGACGACGGCGGGGGGACGCTGAGGATTCCTATAATTGATAACGTGAGC from Methylobacterium sp. NMS14P includes:
- a CDS encoding RNA polymerase sigma factor region1.1 domain-containing protein yields the protein MTQALDRGTLDRLVALGRTRGILTADDLRAALPVERMDVDALVLVMLELEAAGVSVEPEAFGPPTDRPLPVSVTLPAPRPGTPPVRAAEAAPGAAFAAPASAAPAAPEPTPDDGADAGRAVLLAGLATVLILGAALLML
- a CDS encoding phage holin family protein, whose product is MRQTPDGTLALLIAALREGTAHIEALLTLARTEVDGNFRAIVSLIAIVGTIPVLLIVTFFLGLDAVVKLLAVPFGAEAPAALIVAAPFLVIALGLGWMGARRMALSNLEPWRTWRQVKRDVREVTRAGA
- a CDS encoding sensor histidine kinase; protein product: MPPRFRYRTPRSLLHSLPRWLPRSPPLSLTTRILLLVLLALAPALAIQGYNEVALRASRDAAVRADARATARDVAEDFAQISERMQQALDLISEDATVQVREPAACTAYLRRAAARLPHVLLIALTDPDGAVICDSAGAPAGSYSSRGRAYHRRALERGGYAVGGYAVGFQTRRPSIHFARAVHAGDSAGAPAGVLLAAVDLDWLSDHLEQALHQAETAITVTDRDGLIIARRPDEAAWIGRPIPPDRAAMLEAAGSDVRVAAGLDGRQRIIATAMPDGPLAGVRVVVGRDYATAFADIDAATRRGLVLIALGAALALAAALVAGRVFIRRPVDRLLRTAAAWQAGDLAARTGLRGAAEFDRLGSKLDAMAGTLQSSTAALRAEIQRGRALQAQQGTMLHELNHRVKNTLATVQALARQSRGSAEVLEARILALSKTHDLLTREDWSGAALREVLENELGPYRTGGDQIRLDGPDVSLSPREVLALGMTVHELTTNAAKYGALSVREGRVRVAWSLAAGAAGERRLRLSWEERGGPPVRAPTRVGFGTRLIAGGVRRELAGTVDLAFEAEGLRCRLDVPLDPGLGAMLAPTG
- a CDS encoding MFS transporter, whose translation is MTGSAGPAIGTRVVDTLSGLRPLAPFFCLYVTFGATLGFLSGGAPLILRARGVELAEVGLLQLINLPVGLTFLWAPLLDRLRLPFLSHRIGWIAAAQAASVLLLAVLSLGETWPLPALLALAIAACACVATMDIALEALVVETVPAERRAFVASAKLCGASLGGILGVGVLVGSYDSLGWRGAVLACAALDALCLLPILGYREARPRGAGSGAAGTGPERWSGSLARLRRLGGRVLVLGAYFAASYLVAGPNTLALLDLGVPLGQVGTLTGTVLPAVNLVMALAAGWLAARFGTVRLIAAGALGVLASGGLMVVACAGRMPDLGVAAAVLSFVAGGFLGVPVFNMIYRWAQGPKPATDYALLFGAAFFAAMPLRVAAPALAGWIGWPGYFAATLPLYAAAVAWLAVAVDRTLRDDGAAR
- the fhuF gene encoding siderophore-iron reductase FhuF → MIAEVAAQVPDTLAAYRDGIAEGPGGPEALPLGALRDPDVFDATLAAFGAGFGAEFRTADPRVRVSYWSQFYLAALATPALTALVRLGRPLPLAFDAVSLELDGAGRPCRFRLPADGSACAACPAPGLTGLVEAHLRPFVELCHARCGIAPRVLWGNAAVILDYVARELGDPLAGLAGDGEGDGGGCASACTAACDDVAACLGWRAGSGCARSPLAQALCPGASGCRRRRVCCLRHRLPGVPSCGALCPVECAAQR
- a CDS encoding ABC transporter ATP-binding protein, coding for MLKAFLAYYRPYRTLFLVDFGCAVLSGLLELGFPIAVKGFIDSLLPRQDWGLILLAAAALALVYVANTGLMVVVTYWGHVLGINIETTMRARAFDHLQKLSFRFYDSQKTGHLVARVTKDLEEIGEVAHHGPEDLFIAVMTLFGAFALMLTVHAPLALITAAILPLIAFVSIRYGGRMTRNWQAQYGRVGAFNARIEENVGGMRVVQAFANEPHERALFALDNARYRDTKLEAYRLMAAGLSINYLGLRLVQIAVLLGGAAFVVRGDLTPGGFVGFLLLVGVFYRPLEKIGAVVETYPKGVAGFRRYQELLATEPDITDRPEARAVGALRGDIRFEGVSFGYGPGRPVFTGLDLAVAAGETVAFVGPSGVGKTTLCALLPRFYEVEAGRITVDGIDIRAITLASLRRQIGIVQQDVFLFAGTIRENIAYGRLDATEAEIDAAARRARLGGLIDGLPEGLDTVVGERGVRLSGGQKQRIAIARVFLKNPPILILDEATSALDTETEREIQRALAELARGRTTLVIAHRLATIRDADRIVVLGEGGVVEAGRHAALLAAGGPYSRLHAAQFGRGESGSGVLAAE
- a CDS encoding LacI family DNA-binding transcriptional regulator; this translates as MGQTTIKDVARRAGVSFQTVSLVLNHPQKVARTTRETIETAMRDLDFVPSLAARSLRKKPSRSIACVFAPAPEPAADGGRPGEEADHGHVLQTFGTVTDQQGYTLVHRCRRGDDPDGPGRIASLVSEARVDGLVVFAEDRDDPLIGLLQAKRCPFVVFGLDVPGTHYVARAERDAIHGAVRHLIAAGSRSICLLAGDDRRPLAATERFRGYRDALAEAGLPLRDALVVPCDGTAAGGYRAARALLERGPGARPDAVVAASDRVAFGVLRALHEGGVRVPAEIRVVGFDNLTQGAYAVPSLTSVDVPVLDMVRFAFATLVALIEGTRAPDDLAQKLFPTRLVVRESSAPPP
- a CDS encoding DUF4142 domain-containing protein, which translates into the protein MHRRALLTTMLGATAALAVTRTALAQVTPAGAIPTGAYLQMATGGGLFLENTARDAHAKTTNPGVKKFARAEVVEQVNLARKIGAYTGGAPIPGPAAAAGPGGLIGGLVAAPVAVAGTAVSAAGSVAGGVAGGVLGGPGPAQGMTTDAQKAQILAQLSAMPPGPQYDATFVNASLQGHREALGIHGAYAQSGEDPGLRAIARGALPLINLHIARLSRMQAMMGGQAG